One Candidatus Methanoperedens sp. DNA segment encodes these proteins:
- a CDS encoding P-II family nitrogen regulator has protein sequence MKMIRAIIRPNREEKVVEHLEKDGFYSMTKMNVFGRGKQKGIRVGTVCYDELPKVMLMLVVEDEDVPKAVNVIQNSARTGNIGDGKIFVTDVSEAYTVRTGESGL, from the coding sequence ATGAAGATGATACGTGCAATAATCAGGCCGAACAGGGAAGAAAAAGTCGTGGAGCATCTGGAAAAAGATGGATTCTACTCCATGACCAAGATGAATGTGTTCGGGCGAGGCAAACAGAAAGGAATCAGGGTAGGGACGGTTTGTTACGATGAACTTCCCAAGGTGATGCTGATGCTGGTCGTGGAGGACGAGGACGTTCCAAAGGCGGTGAACGTTATCCAGAACAGCGCACGCACCGGGAATATCGGGGACGGCAAGATCTTCGTGACCGATGTTTCAGAGGCGTACACTGTGAGGACCGGAGAATCAGGATTATAG
- a CDS encoding P-II family nitrogen regulator has protein sequence MKEVIAIIRRHRLQETKAGLLGIGVPTLTMVSVEGRGKQKGLPGWNYELDPTLTEVEEKNTGASMRFIPKRMIYAVVEDEDVTKVVETIIRTNQSGHIGDGKIFVCPLEDAVRVRTGESGEQALK, from the coding sequence ATGAAGGAAGTTATCGCCATAATACGAAGGCACAGGTTGCAGGAGACAAAAGCAGGTCTTCTGGGGATTGGCGTTCCCACCCTTACAATGGTAAGCGTGGAAGGCAGAGGAAAACAGAAAGGACTGCCGGGCTGGAATTATGAACTTGATCCCACACTCACTGAGGTGGAAGAGAAAAATACTGGCGCAAGCATGCGCTTTATTCCCAAGAGGATGATATACGCTGTGGTCGAGGATGAAGATGTCACAAAAGTTGTTGAGACCATAATCAGGACAAACCAGAGCGGGCACATAGGAGACGGCAAGATCTTCGTGTGCCCTCTGGAAGATGCAGTGAGAGTTAGAACAGGAGAGAGCGGAGAACAGGCATTGAAGTGA
- a CDS encoding nitrogenase component I subunit alpha, whose product MTTILPECDIPIPQRQPHIVCHEPGNMILPMCNIQTVPGDMTERGCTFAGCRGVVGGPVKDAIQLVHGPIGCAYYTWGTRRNLSDVKLHRKYCFSTDLTEESVIYGGAKKLLNSIIEAHELFPEGKAVFVYSTCVVGLIGDDTDAICKQAQEKIGIPVVPFHCEGFRGVSQSLGHHIANRTLFEKVVGTEEPETTTPYDMCIIGEFNIDGDAWIVKPLFERMGVRVLSVFTGNASYHDIPPMHRAKLNIVQCQRSSTYIAKMIQDKYNIPYINVSLFGMKQTADALRDVGKFFHLEENAEKVIAEELAKYQPMIDHYRKKLEGKKCFIYQGAPRAWHWIDPMRELGIEAILTATTFGHKDDYEKIMEKAKPGHICIDNPNALEIEEYLVKLKPDFFIGGLKEKYLTYKLGIPFINGHSYEEGPYAGFEGFVNFAKDIDVAVNSPVWKFINLPLEVK is encoded by the coding sequence ATGACAACAATCTTACCTGAATGCGATATTCCCATACCGCAGCGTCAGCCACACATTGTATGCCATGAACCCGGGAACATGATACTGCCCATGTGCAATATCCAGACAGTGCCCGGGGACATGACCGAGCGCGGCTGCACGTTCGCGGGATGCAGGGGTGTGGTAGGCGGACCAGTAAAGGACGCAATACAACTGGTGCACGGTCCGATAGGATGCGCTTATTATACATGGGGCACGCGCAGGAACCTTTCAGATGTAAAGCTGCACAGGAAGTACTGCTTCAGTACGGACCTGACCGAAGAAAGCGTGATATACGGGGGTGCAAAAAAGCTACTAAATTCCATTATAGAAGCACATGAACTGTTTCCTGAAGGCAAGGCGGTTTTCGTGTATTCCACCTGCGTGGTCGGGCTGATAGGCGACGATACCGACGCTATATGCAAGCAGGCCCAGGAGAAGATCGGAATACCCGTTGTGCCTTTCCATTGCGAGGGCTTCAGGGGCGTGAGCCAGTCCCTTGGACACCACATCGCAAACCGCACGCTATTTGAGAAAGTGGTCGGGACAGAGGAGCCCGAGACCACCACGCCCTATGACATGTGCATAATCGGTGAATTCAACATCGACGGCGATGCCTGGATAGTCAAGCCGCTGTTTGAGAGAATGGGCGTGAGAGTTCTATCAGTATTCACAGGCAATGCCTCGTACCATGACATCCCCCCAATGCACAGGGCGAAACTGAATATCGTGCAGTGCCAGAGGTCCTCGACCTATATCGCCAAGATGATCCAGGACAAGTACAATATTCCCTATATCAACGTGTCCCTGTTCGGCATGAAGCAGACTGCGGACGCCCTTCGCGATGTTGGGAAGTTCTTCCACCTTGAAGAGAACGCAGAGAAGGTGATAGCAGAGGAGCTCGCAAAGTACCAGCCAATGATCGATCACTATCGGAAGAAGCTTGAGGGCAAGAAGTGCTTCATATACCAGGGAGCGCCGCGAGCCTGGCACTGGATAGACCCGATGCGAGAGTTAGGTATCGAAGCGATTCTCACGGCAACCACGTTCGGGCACAAGGACGACTACGAGAAAATAATGGAGAAGGCAAAGCCCGGGCATATCTGCATTGATAACCCCAATGCCCTTGAGATAGAGGAATACTTGGTCAAGCTCAAGCCTGATTTCTTCATCGGAGGCTTGAAGGAAAAATACCTGACATACAAGCTTGGTATTCCCTTTATCAACGGACATTCCTACGAAGAAGGACCATATGCGGGATTTGAGGGCTTTGTGAATTTTGCAAAGGACATTGATGTTGCGGTGAACAGCCCTGTGTGGAAGTTCATAAACCTGCCACTGGAGGTGAAGTAA
- a CDS encoding nitrogenase molybdenum-iron protein subunit beta: MALMNQSSEPIKTVRKTRSVTINPPKMCQPMGAILAYMGVHGCVPLVHGSQGCSTYPRYNIARHFRESAEVAVSSLAEDAAVYGGAKNLTEAIKNIKSRLNPAAIGICTTCMSETIGDDVKLIAKKALADDTMKIFPASTPSYVGTHLTGYDNALRTLVETLAQKAEPNNKINIITGIINPGDIRELKNMLRLMNVQSIFLSDISETLDTPILPGGHKPMLPDGGTKIADIADSANSLGTIAICRTAGSAAVYLKNKFNVPAILDPAPIGVANTDRFVQNISRLSKVPITNEIVIERGRLIDSMVDVHHYMYGRKVAIFGDPDLVSAIVRFCAEAGMNPTVAMTATKHKDFAPDIKAVNSEYKTDTQILEGTDLYEFHEVVKTHGAELILGNSKGKDIADDEGVPLVRFGFPVYDRVGVYRYSIIGYNGSIYLLDQMTNAILGHKYDPNKLHQ; the protein is encoded by the coding sequence ATGGCTTTGATGAATCAGAGTTCTGAGCCTATCAAGACGGTTCGTAAAACTCGAAGCGTTACAATAAATCCTCCCAAGATGTGTCAGCCTATGGGTGCCATACTCGCCTACATGGGAGTGCACGGCTGCGTTCCACTGGTACATGGTTCCCAGGGATGCAGCACGTATCCCCGCTACAATATCGCGCGCCATTTCAGGGAATCTGCCGAGGTAGCGGTTTCTTCGCTTGCCGAGGACGCAGCTGTATATGGAGGAGCCAAGAACCTGACAGAGGCAATAAAGAACATCAAGTCCAGGCTGAACCCGGCTGCAATAGGTATCTGTACCACGTGCATGAGCGAAACGATAGGTGACGATGTGAAACTGATCGCAAAGAAGGCGCTGGCTGATGATACGATGAAGATATTCCCTGCGTCCACGCCGAGCTATGTTGGCACGCATCTCACTGGCTATGATAATGCCCTCAGGACGCTTGTGGAAACGCTGGCACAAAAGGCAGAACCCAATAACAAAATAAACATTATCACGGGCATAATAAACCCCGGCGATATCAGGGAGTTAAAGAACATGCTGCGCTTAATGAATGTGCAAAGCATATTCCTGTCAGATATCTCCGAAACCCTTGATACTCCCATATTGCCTGGAGGACATAAACCAATGCTCCCCGATGGCGGAACAAAGATTGCCGACATCGCAGATTCGGCGAACTCGCTTGGTACCATAGCGATATGCAGGACAGCAGGCTCTGCTGCCGTATATCTTAAAAACAAGTTCAACGTGCCCGCGATCCTTGACCCTGCGCCAATCGGCGTTGCAAACACGGACAGGTTCGTGCAGAATATAAGCCGTTTGAGCAAAGTGCCAATCACAAATGAAATTGTGATCGAACGCGGCCGCCTGATAGACAGCATGGTGGACGTGCATCACTATATGTATGGCAGGAAGGTCGCGATATTCGGCGACCCTGATCTTGTGTCTGCCATCGTAAGGTTCTGCGCCGAAGCGGGCATGAACCCCACAGTAGCGATGACAGCGACAAAGCACAAGGACTTTGCCCCGGACATCAAAGCGGTGAACAGCGAATACAAGACCGATACCCAGATACTTGAAGGCACTGACCTCTATGAATTCCATGAGGTCGTGAAAACCCACGGCGCTGAACTGATACTTGGCAACTCCAAGGGCAAGGACATAGCGGATGATGAGGGTGTTCCTTTAGTGCGCTTCGGGTTCCCTGTGTATGACCGTGTGGGCGTGTACCGCTATTCCATCATAGGCTACAACGGCTCGATATACCTTCTTGACCAGATGACGAACGCTATACTGGGGCACAAGTACGACCCAAATAAGCTTCATCAGTGA
- a CDS encoding 4Fe-4S binding protein: MEYLTGITSSGGSWTPTFVVRSNINDCGCCGKCFKICGRGVFEYIDHPNSDDLCGAKVMTVAHPGNCIGCGACARGCPKKNIVCEPKVR, encoded by the coding sequence ATGGAATATTTAACAGGAATAACATCTTCCGGCGGGAGCTGGACTCCCACCTTTGTGGTGCGCAGCAACATTAACGACTGCGGCTGCTGCGGAAAATGTTTCAAGATATGTGGGCGCGGTGTGTTCGAGTACATCGATCATCCCAATAGCGATGACCTTTGCGGGGCAAAAGTAATGACAGTGGCGCATCCCGGGAACTGCATCGGCTGCGGTGCATGTGCACGCGGATGCCCGAAGAAGAATATTGTGTGCGAGCCGAAAGTGAGGTAA
- a CDS encoding pyridoxamine 5'-phosphate oxidase family protein, producing the protein MAKIRYILLKNPVVVPTGTKLIEAAQLMKKTKVASVLVSKNGMLAGIVSMEDIVLRVAERADIDIAVDEMMQSPDLTIDSEKWLSDAVTMFERHKASHITVVEHGEKVGIIRADDILHTYRFNKEGSYGLEALPKICIQRLKLRRKDKEIEDTREIESIISRSDVCRIALSENNSPYIIPMCFGYRDNCLYFHSAANGKKIDIIKKNNRVCFEFDTHEGLIKSENACDWDMKYQSVAGSGKAFFIEDPEEKTKALNIIVGHYSSDAHEYQKNSVDNVIIIKVEIEKITGKKSGYL; encoded by the coding sequence ATGGCAAAAATACGCTACATCCTTCTGAAAAACCCGGTGGTGGTTCCCACCGGGACAAAACTCATTGAGGCAGCGCAGCTCATGAAGAAAACTAAAGTCGCAAGTGTGCTGGTAAGCAAAAATGGCATGCTTGCCGGCATTGTTTCAATGGAAGATATCGTGCTTAGAGTAGCAGAAAGAGCGGATATAGATATTGCAGTAGATGAAATGATGCAATCTCCGGATCTTACCATTGATTCAGAGAAATGGCTTTCAGACGCCGTTACAATGTTCGAGCGCCACAAAGCTTCCCATATAACAGTGGTAGAACATGGGGAGAAGGTAGGCATTATCAGGGCAGATGATATACTGCACACGTATAGGTTTAATAAAGAGGGCAGTTACGGATTAGAGGCATTGCCCAAAATATGCATACAGAGGTTAAAATTGAGGAGAAAAGATAAAGAAATCGAAGATACAAGAGAGATAGAATCCATAATAAGCAGATCTGATGTCTGCAGGATTGCTCTTTCTGAAAACAATTCTCCGTATATCATCCCTATGTGCTTTGGTTACAGGGATAACTGCCTGTATTTCCATTCTGCAGCCAATGGCAAGAAAATAGATATCATTAAAAAAAATAACAGGGTTTGTTTTGAGTTCGATACTCATGAGGGGTTAATAAAATCCGAAAATGCCTGCGATTGGGATATGAAATATCAAAGCGTTGCAGGGTCTGGTAAGGCGTTTTTTATTGAAGACCCTGAGGAGAAAACAAAAGCTCTGAATATTATAGTGGGTCATTATTCAAGTGATGCGCACGAATATCAAAAAAATTCAGTTGATAATGTGATAATTATTAAAGTTGAGATAGAAAAAATTACAGGAAAAAAATCTGGATATTTATGA
- a CDS encoding type 1 glutamine amidotransferase gives MRIHSLEHEPFEGLANVEVWAKNRGHGISRTLLFNNEELPDMSDFDWLVILGGSMNIYEEEKYPWLREEKNFIAEAIANKKIVLGVCLGSQLIADVLGGRVSKNRFKEIGWFPVSLAGEAKNSPIFSTFPSTFTAFHWHGDAFRIPPGAARMAESEGCANQAFEYGRVIGLQFHLEYSVESIDLMLQNCEDEIVEGKYIQKPEEIISQYNNVREINKLLILLLDNIEREFGRP, from the coding sequence ATGAGAATCCATTCCCTTGAACACGAACCCTTTGAAGGCCTGGCAAACGTCGAAGTATGGGCAAAGAACAGGGGCCACGGCATTTCAAGAACCCTCCTCTTCAATAACGAAGAACTCCCCGATATGAGCGATTTCGACTGGCTTGTCATCCTGGGCGGCTCGATGAACATCTACGAGGAAGAAAAATACCCCTGGCTCAGGGAAGAAAAGAATTTCATTGCCGAAGCTATTGCGAACAAAAAAATTGTGCTGGGAGTGTGCCTCGGTTCTCAACTGATTGCAGATGTCCTTGGGGGCAGGGTTAGCAAGAATAGATTTAAGGAAATCGGATGGTTTCCTGTCTCATTAGCAGGAGAAGCAAAAAACTCCCCGATATTCAGTACCTTTCCCAGCACATTTACGGCTTTCCACTGGCATGGTGATGCATTCAGAATACCGCCTGGCGCGGCAAGAATGGCTGAAAGTGAAGGATGCGCGAACCAGGCGTTTGAATACGGACGGGTGATAGGATTGCAGTTCCATCTTGAATATTCAGTTGAGAGCATCGATCTCATGTTACAGAACTGCGAAGATGAGATTGTTGAGGGGAAATACATACAGAAACCGGAAGAAATTATATCACAATATAATAATGTGCGAGAAATAAATAAATTGTTGATTTTATTGCTGGATAATATTGAAAGAGAGTTCGGTAGACCATAA
- a CDS encoding sulfite exporter TauE/SafE family protein, with product MMDIILLSVLIFAAGLLYSSVGHAGASGYLAAMALFGLAPDVMKPTALVLNILVASIATFQFYRAGYFSWNIFWPFAVSSIPFAFIGGALSLPGSVYRQVLGLILLFAAYRLFQYRHSAVTDSVKPVPVLGAILFGAGIGLLSGAIGVGGGIFLSPLLLFMGWAKTKQTAGISAAFILVNSIAGIAGHLASVQFLPDVMYPWALAAVFGGIIGSHLGSRMFVTVTLYRLLAMVLVIASAKLMLG from the coding sequence ATGATGGACATTATTCTTCTTTCAGTTCTCATCTTTGCAGCGGGGCTGCTTTACTCTTCGGTAGGTCATGCCGGTGCATCGGGGTATCTGGCAGCAATGGCATTGTTCGGTCTTGCTCCAGATGTAATGAAGCCGACGGCTCTGGTATTGAACATTCTTGTCGCGTCCATCGCAACTTTCCAGTTCTACCGGGCGGGTTATTTCTCATGGAATATCTTCTGGCCGTTTGCTGTTAGTTCGATCCCGTTTGCGTTTATAGGAGGGGCTTTATCTCTTCCTGGTTCCGTTTACAGGCAGGTCCTTGGTTTAATCCTATTGTTTGCAGCATACAGGCTTTTTCAATACAGGCACTCGGCGGTTACAGATTCAGTTAAGCCAGTTCCGGTTCTCGGAGCCATTCTTTTCGGAGCAGGTATTGGACTATTATCCGGAGCAATCGGAGTAGGAGGTGGAATCTTCCTGAGTCCCCTGCTCCTGTTTATGGGTTGGGCTAAAACAAAGCAAACCGCCGGGATTTCTGCTGCTTTCATCCTGGTGAACTCCATAGCCGGAATTGCTGGGCATCTTGCAAGTGTGCAATTTCTGCCGGATGTCATGTATCCATGGGCATTAGCAGCAGTGTTTGGCGGGATAATCGGCTCTCATCTGGGAAGCCGTATGTTTGTGACTGTAACGCTATACCGTCTGCTCGCAATGGTCCTCGTTATCGCCAGCGCAAAGCTCATGCTTGGGTAA
- a CDS encoding VOC family protein produces MDKVVHFEIPSDDIERARKFYKNIFGWKMDSIPDMDYILIGTTPVDENGMPTEPGAINGGMMKRQRPIISPVITIRVENIDNALKNIKKMGGEMIRGKMQVGDMGYSAYFKDTEGNILGLWETIK; encoded by the coding sequence ATGGATAAAGTAGTGCATTTTGAAATTCCTTCTGACGACATTGAGAGAGCCCGGAAATTTTACAAAAACATTTTCGGATGGAAGATGGACAGCATTCCAGATATGGATTACATATTGATCGGCACGACACCGGTGGATGAAAACGGTATGCCGACAGAGCCGGGGGCGATCAATGGCGGGATGATGAAGCGGCAGCGCCCTATCATTTCTCCTGTCATAACCATAAGGGTGGAGAACATAGACAATGCCCTGAAAAATATCAAGAAAATGGGTGGTGAAATGATTAGAGGAAAAATGCAGGTGGGAGACATGGGCTACTCTGCCTATTTCAAAGATACAGAGGGCAATATCCTCGGACTCTGGGAGACCATCAAATGA
- a CDS encoding SRPBCC family protein has protein sequence MKTIRQSVIFKANPHEVFEALMDSHKHSEFTGEKASISREVGGEFSAYGEYIKGVNLELVPDKKIVQSWRGSDWPEGHYSRVTFFLDEVKEGTRLTFTQTGVPDEHYDEISQGWYDFYWTPMKKMLEK, from the coding sequence ATGAAAACCATTCGACAATCCGTAATTTTCAAAGCTAATCCTCATGAAGTCTTTGAGGCGCTGATGGATTCACATAAACATTCGGAGTTTACCGGTGAAAAGGCCAGCATCAGCCGTGAGGTTGGGGGAGAGTTCAGTGCTTATGGCGAGTATATCAAAGGAGTGAACCTTGAACTTGTTCCCGACAAGAAAATCGTACAGTCATGGCGCGGAAGTGATTGGCCTGAGGGCCATTATTCCAGAGTTACTTTTTTTCTGGATGAAGTAAAGGAGGGTACTCGCCTCACATTTACCCAGACGGGCGTTCCTGACGAGCATTATGACGAAATAAGTCAGGGCTGGTACGATTTCTACTGGACCCCCATGAAAAAGATGCTGGAAAAATAA
- a CDS encoding winged helix-turn-helix transcriptional regulator, with the protein MIELDNLDVKILTHLESNGRKSFQEIAKHCLTSVPTVKSRVDRLLELGIISKFTIDIDNSKLGITEAILLMNAKPGAISRITEELRGLEEVKELYVTSDSETAIVSRVAGDMQRILAIQDRINLTDVNNIRILSVKNAFTKDSTIPLASSSITLTCSYCNKKMAGDAVRKKFDNKDYYFCCTTCQGEFEKKYSKLLAKV; encoded by the coding sequence ATGATAGAACTGGATAATCTCGATGTAAAGATATTGACCCATCTGGAGAGCAATGGCAGAAAGTCCTTTCAAGAAATAGCGAAGCACTGCCTGACAAGCGTCCCCACTGTCAAGAGCCGTGTGGACAGGCTTCTTGAACTTGGAATTATCAGTAAATTCACCATAGACATTGATAACAGCAAACTTGGGATAACCGAGGCGATATTACTTATGAATGCAAAGCCAGGCGCCATTAGCAGGATAACTGAAGAGCTCCGGGGGCTTGAAGAAGTTAAGGAACTGTACGTAACATCTGATTCTGAAACAGCCATAGTATCAAGGGTAGCGGGGGATATGCAGCGCATTCTCGCGATACAGGACAGAATAAATCTCACCGACGTGAATAACATCCGCATATTATCAGTAAAAAATGCATTCACAAAGGATTCAACTATCCCGCTCGCCTCTTCCAGTATAACCTTGACATGTTCTTATTGCAATAAGAAAATGGCCGGAGATGCTGTAAGGAAGAAATTCGACAACAAAGACTATTACTTTTGCTGCACCACATGCCAGGGCGAGTTTGAAAAAAAATACTCTAAACTGCTTGCCAAAGTCTAA
- a CDS encoding sulfurtransferase TusA family protein, which translates to MQNTILDVRGKTCPYPFIRTKWQMEKMGSGEILKVITDDSEAPHNIDAWTKKSGDEIKKLEKEGSTFIIYLRKN; encoded by the coding sequence ATGCAAAATACTATACTGGATGTAAGAGGTAAGACATGCCCTTATCCTTTCATCAGGACAAAATGGCAGATGGAAAAGATGGGAAGCGGGGAGATACTTAAAGTGATAACCGATGATTCTGAGGCACCTCATAACATCGATGCATGGACGAAAAAATCGGGTGATGAGATTAAGAAACTTGAAAAGGAAGGGAGCACATTTATTATTTATCTAAGAAAGAATTAA
- a CDS encoding methyltransferase domain-containing protein, protein MDSNFNKYIPALSHEWLTPLYDPIMQLFMRESTFKRCLVLQAKIEKGYRVLDIGCGTATLTILIKKVNPEAEVRGLDGDPQILKMAKTKIIREGIDIKLDLGMSFELPYPDSSFDRVVSSLVFHHLTQEQKARTFKEIFRVLRSGGELHVADFGKPHNGLMYLISLVFRHLEETRDNIRGLLPEMMQKAGFDHVEETARYSTIFGTLSLYRARKAL, encoded by the coding sequence ATGGACAGTAATTTTAATAAATATATCCCGGCTCTCAGCCATGAGTGGTTAACGCCTTTGTATGATCCGATAATGCAGCTGTTCATGCGCGAATCCACATTCAAGCGTTGCCTTGTCCTGCAGGCAAAGATAGAAAAAGGTTATCGAGTCCTTGACATAGGCTGCGGTACTGCCACACTCACTATTCTCATAAAGAAAGTCAATCCCGAAGCTGAAGTGAGGGGGCTTGATGGAGATCCTCAAATCCTCAAGATGGCAAAGACAAAAATAATTCGTGAAGGTATTGACATTAAACTTGACCTCGGGATGTCATTTGAATTGCCGTATCCTGACAGCTCTTTTGACCGTGTGGTTTCAAGCCTGGTATTTCATCATCTGACTCAGGAACAAAAAGCCCGCACATTTAAAGAGATATTCCGGGTTCTGCGGTCCGGAGGAGAATTGCATGTCGCTGACTTTGGAAAACCTCATAATGGACTGATGTATTTGATATCCCTGGTATTCCGGCATCTTGAAGAAACAAGAGATAACATAAGAGGTTTGCTGCCGGAGATGATGCAGAAAGCTGGTTTTGACCATGTCGAAGAGACAGCCAGATATTCGACAATTTTTGGCACGCTTTCCCTTTACAGGGCAAGAAAGGCTCTTTAG